GCCATTTGTCGCCGTCCTGCTCCGTCCAGGCCAATAACTCTTTTGCGAGTTGAGAATGCCGGGCGCTCATCGATATCAGATCGAAGTCACGTTCTTGAAGCATGTCTTCGTAAACGGCCCTCATGGGGGCGGTGAATGTCGATGGTTCCAAGAGTGCTTCCACATCATCCAGCTGCTTAGGAAAGAGAAGCAGAATTCCAAGAATCTGTTGTTGAAGGTTGATTAGGTGCATTCGTAGCTCCTGTAGGTCCCGCTGTCTTGGTTGGTCTTTGATGTCTGGGCAATCTCATCATTCCATCGTTCCTGGTTGAGCCATGTTGCTGGGTGTGGAATGAACCGGCCTTCGTCCTTTTGCCATTGATCAGACAAGATGTGTTTCTCAAGTCCTGAAATGATTACCTTGAACAGGGGTTCATCGGGTTGCAATTTTTTCCATGCAGTCTGTGCAGCCTTCTTGGAAACCTTCCGCGGGTAGAGGGTCCAAAATTCATCAAAAAAGGGCGTTTGTTTTTTAGGATTAGGATTAGGATCTTTAGTAGTGTTCCGCGATCTGTCCCTTATCTGTCCTCTTTTTTCTTCGCATCTGTTCGGTTCGTCGTCTAAGTCCTTGGAATCTATAAGTCTTATCTGCACACGTTTTGTCGTCGATCTGCCCCGTATCTGTATCGCTATCTGTCCTTTTTGATTTTGCTTTTTGCCGGTACTGTCTGGATACTCAATTTCAACGCCTAACTGCTTGAAAAAGCGATAAACTTTGTTGCGTGACCATTGCCATTGAGCCGCATACCCGGCAACAGATACGGGTGTTCCTTGGTCGTAATCAACCTGAAGGCTGAATGCTGCTTCCAGTTCAGTGAAAGGGCGATTGTGCGGCAAATACCGAAGTAAGCCCTTGTCTATCGGTATCCAGTTTCCAAGTTTCATTGATACCTCAAGAAATGAATTGCCGGTGCAGTCTGATCCACCCAGAGGGGGCGTTCATTGTTACGCCCCCGTTCCAGTCTGTTTGGCCTGGTATTCGCGCAGCTGGGTTTTGAGTTCGGCGATTTCGGCAACTAAATCATCGTAGGCAAGTAATTTCTGGATGTTGCGCAGTGAAATCTTTCCAATATCGTAACCCGAAGGTTTCTTGGGGGCGAAATTCGCACAGTCCTTCTGGTGGGGGCATTGTTCGGTGGTTTTGCTCATGCTGCACCTTCCTTTTTGTCGAGTTCTTCCAGCCAAGCCATGACGGAAGAACGCTTCCAGACGGTACAGCGGCGGCTGATTTTGAGCGGCGCTGGGAAACGTTGCTCTGCTACCATTTTCCAGATTGTGGATTTGCCAAGCGGCACAATCTCCATTACTTGCGGCAATCGTAATAGGCGTTCGGGCGTGTTGTTTGTGGTGTTCATGATGTCCTCCCTTTGTTGTGGTTTGGAGGCTCTTTCCAGATACGAAAAAAGCCCCATACGTTTGTATGAGGCTAAGGTAGGTTATTTAGATCAGCATATTTTCAAAATGGTTTTCAATAAAACATTTTGAAGCGTAGCTGTTTGTTTTTTATAGATAATTTCTTGCTATCTGTTTGTGGGGATTTTTGGAAACCATCCTTGCGCTACGGCATCCATTGTCGCTCTTGCTCTACTGGCACAAGTTTGAGCCCACTTGATAAATTCTTTTATTTCTCTATCTTCTTTTTGGGCTGAGCTTCGGTATCTGTATGTGCGGTGAGGGTCAGTATTACCACTTCTCAATCGGACGGCTATGCCGCTTTCGTATTTTTGATCAGTAAAGTTGATTCCTTCATCTTTAAATGGTAGATCGGCCATAAATTTTTTGATTCCATTTCCATAGAAAAGATCTGGTGGGCTGAGTTCTTTTTTAAAAAGTATGTACCACGTCAAGTCACGTTTATAGCTGCTCAGATTGTCAATTCTTGATCCGTCATCAAAGTTGATAGCAGGTCCCCTAAACCTCACCGGTTCATCATCGTCAAACCATGATCCAACTTGACAATTACGCAAGTCAGGAAACGACGAAAAGAGGTCTTCGATTTGCTTGAGTGAATCTCTCTTCGGGTAAACCGCCGGACTAGGGATTTGTATGACAGGGCCTCTTAAGGCAGAGTTTTCGATGGTTCCAGATACCCAATCAACCACATCATCTGGGGATTTATCACCGGTAGTCATTTGATGCAGTATAGAAGGAAGATGACTTTTTATGTCCTCGTTGAGTTCGGGGATAAAGTTGATATTTATATCACCTCCATGTTTAACCATGGAGATGTGTCTTTCAAACCTTGACCAGATACAGACAAAGTCGCTCATTGTCGGGAATCGAGTCCACAGGTCTGGCAGAAGTGGGGTGATCCAGTCATCGGCATAGCCTTTCAGCTGCTGGATTTTCTCTGGCAACGTCTCAGGATCAACATTGTTGTGGTATGCCAACCGAATATACTCAATAAACTCGTCACAATGGATGAGGTAGGCAAACCAAACGCGGTAGATTTCCTCTAAATTTATCCCATTATTCATGTCCCCATCCTTCCTGGGGCCTTCAAAAAGTACCCCTGCCAAGCCGGTGAAGGTATCCGGCCTTTCGGTGATCAGCCTAGGCAGGGGAAACGGGTTTACATCAAGCCTTGTTCGGTAAGAGAGCAGTATTTATTCTTGCTGCCGATAATAATATGGTCCAACATGCGAATTCCCAGCAGCTCAGCGCCTTCCTTGAGTCTTCCGGTAATGCTGATATCTTCACGACTTGGCGTAGGGTCCCCTGACGGGTGATTGTGAAGACAGATAATCCCGGCACTGCTGTTCATAATGGCCCCCTTAAATACTTCCCTTGGGTGAATGATTGCCATGGTAAGGGAACCGGTCGAGATAACTTCATAACCGATTATTCTGTTTTTAGCGTCCAGGTGAACCACCCAAAATTCTTCGCGGTCGAGGCGTGCCATTTTATTGAAACGTCTGGCGGCAGTGTCCGGACAGGTGTATGACTCTTCCGGCTCTTTAATTCGACCGTGCCGGGTGATTTTAAACATCGGCAAGCTGGGGTAGCGTTTGCGCACGACGGGTGTTACATTCTGTTTAGCCATAATTCTATCCTTCCAAGATAGGGTTGTGGTTAGACTCGGCCATGGTGCCGTGAACACCTGGCCGGGTCGATTACAAAATTCTGTTGTTTTTGTAATGCTATGCCTTCCTCTTGAGCGGTGTAACCTTGGCTACTTTCTTCCCGCTCTTCAACGCTTCCAGTCTCGATCCCAGACGCTTCCAGGCATCGTTCATTTCTGATTGATATGAATAACGCTGATACACGCGCTGCATTTTATTTTGCTCAACATGGTTCAGACAGCGCTCAATGACAATAGGGGATACACCCATCATGGCAAGCAGTGTTGCTGCGGTGCGCCTGAGGTCGTGAGGACTCCAATAGCCGCCAGGTAGGGTGAGAGTGTCGGTTCTACTGCTGCGGTTGGTCATGGCTTCGCTACGTTGTCTATCTGATAACTGTTTGGTGATCGTCTTCGTGCAAACGTGATCCGTGTCTTTGCGGTTCGGATACAGCCATTGAGAGTAATGGTGCATGGAGTAGACCGTCTGAAACTGTTTCACGGCAAAGTCTGACAGGTTAATGGTGAGGGCCACGCCGTTCTTGGAGTTCTCGGCAGGAATGAACCATTCTCGCTTGTCGAGGTCGATATGCTCCCAACGGGCTTTGAGTAGTTCACCGATCCGGCAGCAGGTAGCAAGAGGAATCCATATAGCGGCCTCAGTGGTCGGTAATAGACGCGCTTCGGGAATCTTCTCAGCCAAGGTAACGATTTCATCCTCAGTTAAAACGCGTTCGCGTTCGGTGTCTTTCTTGCCGATGTCGCTTTTTTTGATAGCGGCGGTAGGGTCATACTCAATCCAATCACGATACAGCGCCCACTTGAACATTTGTCGCATATCTGAAAAGACCATCTTCGCAACACGGTTTGCCCCTCTGGCAAGGATGCTGTCCACTATCTCGGCAATGTGGCCTTTTTTGATTTCATCGGCGTACATGTGGCCGATAGCCGGAAACACATCCTTGGTGAACATCCGGAGCACATACGCGCCCCCGTCTTTGCGGTTGATCAGCTGGGACTGCCGCCATTTGTCGAACAGTTGACGTACGGTGAGGCGTTTGGACAGTTGTTCAGCCTCAATACGTTCTGCTTCAAGTTTGGCTTCTTCAGCCTTGCGTTCAGCAAGAGCGATGCGTTCCTGCTCCTCAAGGTGTTCTTTGATGTCGAGAATTCCGGACTGGTAGAGCTGAGAGAGGGTGCCCGCCTTTTCGCGGGCCTGCTTCAGTGTGAGTCCTGATATGCCGTCAGGATCATAGCTGCCAAGCGGAAGGCGTTGTCTGCCTCCATTGCTGTTGGTGTAGCGGAAGTAAAAACCTTTTTTGCCCGTGGTTGTGATTCTGGCCTGCAACAGTCCTTTACCTTTCGGTGAAGGGTCGGTCAACCAGATGTCTCTATCTCCGGGTTTCCTGTTGAGTGCCTGAGTCGTAAGCTTCGCGGCCATGGTCCCACCTCATATACAAAAGGGGTGTTGAAGTGTGTTTGAGGGGTGAGCTCGTGCCCGTTCGTGCCCGTTAATCACGGTCCCTCCTCATGTAAAAGAAACATGGCAAACGTCACTTTTTGCTATCTCGTGCCCGTTCCGTGCCCGTTAATTTGTAGATTGTATTAGAGCACACGAGACGGCGGTGGACAACTGAAAACAGTAATTTGTTGATATAACAGGTGGTTATTGGTTGATTTGAGATATAGTGAGACACGTATGTTCTAATGTTCACTTACATGGGGTGCATGGGGTAGGAGGTTCAAATCCTCTCGCCCCGACCAACACAGTGATTAAGCACTCAGGAGTTCATCCTGGGTGCTTTTTTGTTTTCAGGAAAATCCTCTCGTCCTTTCGCGACTGTTTTACATAAAAAACGCAGAACATCAGTGCTAAATATGTTAGTCTATTCGCCGTAATGAGTCCGTGATTTCGCGTCAACCGAAGCTGTCAGGGCTTTTTTTTCGTATTAGCTAAGGCTCGTGATTATTAATGCATCGCGAAGTTTATTGATTCTGTGAGTCTTTTTGTTTAATTAATCTTTATGTGTAAGTTGGTCTGTTCCTTGCTTTCTTTGCTTGTTGAGCTAAGGAAAACCACGCTACCGATCTAGGGAGATTTTTATGGCTAAAATTCTTGTTGCAGACGATAGTAAGACCGAAATGGCTTTTTTACTCGATGCACTCAAGGGGACGGGACACACGATTGTTACTGCCGTTGATGGTAAAGAGGCTGAAGAGAGAGCGATGGCTGAGCCTTTTGACTTAATTATCCTTGATGTCATCATGCCCAATAAAAACGGTTTTCAAGTCTGCAGGTCCCTCAAGAAAAACCCCAAGTTCAAAGATATTCCCATTATCCTCACCACATCAAAATCCGGAGAAAGCGATAAGTTTTGGGGTAAAAAGCAGGGTGCTGATGAGTACATCACCAAGCCTTACGAACCTGTAGAAATTATTCTTGCCGTCAAAAAATATCTGGGAGGCGCCTAGTGGATCTGGCTTCGGTATTCAGAAAGTACGCTGCCGAGGGTACCGGTCAACTTGCTTTGAAATTTGCCGATACTGCTCATTTGTGCAAAATCTCCATAGAAAATGGTGATGCGGTGTATATCAAGCTAGGCACCTTGTCACCTGAGGATACGTTGGAGGCTATTGCCGGCAAGGAATTGCTTGAGGCCAGCTTTATCAAGGGATTCGCCCCACGTAAGCGTCTAGATATACCGATTACCGGACGATTGATTGGTGAAGATAAGGTCAATTCTCCTCTGGCAGGAGTTTCAAGTGATGAACGCCATATTGTCACAACGAAAATTCCGGCTGATGTCGTTACACGACTGATGAACGATTACATTGACGTTGTTGGCCCGCTAGGGGTTGTCATTGTTGAAAAATTCATCAAAACATCAGGCTATGTTCGTGGCGACAAGATGGACGCCGATGTTTACATGGCTTTGCTGGAACAATTGCTTGTCGATATCCCCGAGTCGATGCGTGAGGAATTTCATTCCAAACATTCTTAATTTTTAAAATTAAACTGCTTTGTCAGTTGTACCTTTTGGGAGGGATTTATGCTGAAGAATATGTCTATTCGTAAGCGTGTTGTTGTCATGCTTGCCATTGTCTATCTGGTTTCGCTGGTTTTGGCAATTGCCGGTGGTGCCTATGTGTTGCGAAAAGATGTTATCCGTGAGGCGCAGGAAAAAACGGACTTGTTTGCAACCGTTATGTCCAACTCTGCACGTTACCTGCATAATGTTATCCGTCCCAAGGCTGAAGAACTTGTCCCGGATGACGCCTACTTTCCAGAAAGTGGCGTTGGTGTTCTGATGCTGACAGAAGTCGCCCGCTATATCCAAGAAGAATACCCCGAATATATTTTCCGTTTTGCGTCTCCGAACCCTCTTAATCCTGATAGCTTGGCCAGTGAACTGGAAGAACAGGTTATTACCGGATTTGAAGATGGCGAATACACGGAATGGAAAGGCTTTGCGGAGCGTGACGGGGCGAGCTTTTATGCTGTAGCCAAGCCTTTGGTAGCAGGATCTGACTGTATCTCTTGTCATGATGTTCCAGAAGTTGCCCACCCGAGTCAGGTTGAAAAGTACGGTACGCATTCTGGATATGGCTATCTCGAAGGTGATGTCGTTGGTGCGCGTTTCATCTACGTTCCCCTTGATGCTGTTCGTGATCAGGCCATTACCCGTATCACATATTTTTCACTGGCTTTCAGTGTGTTCTTTTTGCTGGTTCTGTTTGCGGTCGACCGGTTCATTGTTGGTAGTGTTGTCCGTCCTATTGAGCATATTGTTGATGTTTCTGAAGATATCAGCCGCGGAAAACTGGACCGTGAGTTTGAAGTGAAGACCAATGACGAGATCAAGCTCCTTGCTGATGCGTTTGATCGGATGAAAGTTTCGTTGGCCAAAGCGATGGATATTCTGCGTCAGTAGTTGCTATTTAATGTTTTCAGAAACAAGGAGCAATTCTCATGTCTGTTGATGATAAAAAAACGATTCTTGTTGTCGATGACTCACCAACTGTACGTCGGTTGGTTGAGTTGGTTCTGACACAAAACGGTTACGAAGTTTTAAGTGCAGAAGATGGTGAAAAGGGCTTGGAAATGGCCCGTCAACATCTGCCGGCAGTGGTTTTGGTCGATTTTGTTATGCCAAAAATGAACGGCCATATGTTTTGCAAGATGTTGCGTGAGGACGACAGTCTGAAAAATGTTCCTGTTATCCTTATCTCATCAAAAAGTGAAGTGGTTGGGCATGCTTTTGAAGCCAGCTTCGGTATCGTCCATTATTTTACCAAGCCGTTCGAGCCTGAAGATTTGGTGGCCAAAATCAGAGAAGTGATTGCTGAAGCAAGCGGAGAACGCTCTGCTGAAACCGTTTCTGATAGTGCAGTTGAAGAGAGCTCCTCCGCTGATAAAACGTCACAGGGGTCTGGTTTGACTGGCTCTTCGGAAGATATTGATAAATTGCTAGACTCTCTCAACGACCGTTTTGACAAGGTCGTTCGCCGCTATTTCCAGAAAGATTTCCCGGTTCTGATGAAAAACGTCATGTCCGATACCTTGAAGGAAACCGGCTTGATTAAACATCAGACTTTGATTCTTTCTGGCGATCTCAGTCGTATGGAATTGCCGGAATTGTTGACATTCTGCTCGAACACCCGGCAGAGTGGGCGACTGTCGATTTTCTCAAATGATACCTTTGCTGAGATTTTTATCGATAATGGCAAGTTTGTCTTTGCAACGGCCAGCCAGAAAGGAAAACATCGCTTTCTGACCGATCTGATCTGTCAGGATAATCGTTTTAGCTGTGACACGTTAACGCTTCAACGCGTTGTTGAAGAAGCGCGGCAGAATAATCTGCCCATTGGGCGTGCATTGGTCGAAAAAGAACTGATTACGGAAGATGACCTGATGTATTACCTGCGTCAACATGCGCAGGATGCTTTGAACACCGCAATCAATACGCATAGTGGCAATTTCTTTCTCGAAAAGGACGATCTGCCGTTCAATCTTGAAGATATCAGTTTCCGTATTCCCATGTATCAAGTTCTTCTTGAGGGCGTGCGGGATCGCTTTTTGCGTAACGAGTTCACGAAAGATGATTTGATCGTTACCCGTTTGCCATTATGTCTTGAAGCGTCACAGGAAGGATTGCTCAGTGATGAAGAGCAATCCATGACTTTGTTGCTTGATGGAACCAGGACGCTTGCCCAAGTTTGCGCGGAGAGTGATCTTGACGACGAGGCTGCTCGTAAATGCTGTCAGGTGCTGTATCAGTCAGGACTGGCTTCAGCGCGCTAAATTGCTGTTGTGTTTTTATTACAATGAGGGCTTTGGATGGCTGATTATCAGGACAGTTTGCTGCCGATTTTCATCGAAGAAACCGAAGAAGGATTGGCACTGATCCATAAATTGCTGAGTGCCTGGGAAACTCAGTCCGTTGATGCGGTCATCCTTGAAGAAGCACGTCGGGCCGCTCATACCATTAAAGGAACAGCAGGGCTTGTTAAGCGGAATCGTTCCAGTGATACGGCTAAAAGTCTTGAGAATTTTCTTGATCATTTTAACGATGCTGGCTTGTCACTGAGTGACGATGATGTCCAGCAGGTTCGGAAATGGTATGAAGAACTTCTTGACCTTCTTGACTGTGCTAAGCGCGGAGCGCCTGAACCTATTGAAGAAGATCTCGCCGATTTCAGTACGTCACAGGAAAAGCTGATAGAAGAGCAGGGCGGTGATCTGATCAATGATTTTGCCCTGCCATTCATGATGAAGCTTCATCAGGCCACTGAAAATGAGCAGGACACCGTAAGACCTGCGTGTTGTCGTTTTTACCTCGGTGGTCGTCAGTATTTTATCAAGATTGACCATGTTCTTGAAATATCTGAATCTCTGCCTTTTACGTATCTGCCTTACGGCCCGGATTATATTATTGGTCTGATCAATCAGCGTAATAATGTGATCCCGGTGATTGACTTGGCTTGCTTAGAAGGGCGAGAGAGTGCTCTGCCGAAGAAACTTTTTCTTGTGATCGCCGGACGGGAGAATGATCAGGTGGCATTTGCCAGTGACACATTGCCAAATCTGAATACCAAAACGGCCGGTCATGAAATAGACGTTGTTGCATTTATCAATGAACATCGTGTAAAGGCTTCATAAATGGCAATTTCCGAGTCAGCAAAAAATATTTTTTTCGAAGAAGCCGACGAGCATCTGACCATTCTTGAATCCGGTTTGCTCCAGATGGAGGATATTGGTGTTGACCAGGTCGATCCGGCTCAGATTGATAAGCTTTTCCGTTCTGCACATACCCTCAAAGGGGCTTCTGCTCTTTTAAAATTCAACAGTATCAGTGCAATCTCTCATGAACTTGAGAATCTTCTGGAGGACTTTAAAGACGGTTCGATGGTTCCCTCTTCTGCGTTGCTGGATGCTATGTTGGCGTCTCTCGACAGCATGCGAAAACTCTTGCAAATGACGCATTTGCCGGATTATCGCCAGACAGCAGAAACGTATGCAGAACGCGCCTGCCAGATGCTGCAAGCCGCCCAAAAAGGAGATTACGAAGAAGCTGCTGTCATGGAACAAGAAGAGCTCCCCGTTCAGCAGTTGAGTAATAGCGTGAAGGTTGGTGTCGATAAGATTGATCAGATGATGAATCTTCTTGGTGAGATGACCATTACCAAAACGCATTTGCTCGAACAACTTGGCTCTGTAGAAGTCATGAAAGAAGAGATCGATTTTGCCCGTGAGCGTTTGTTGCGTGAGGTGACGGCCTTTTCTGAACGTTATGAATATACCAATCCGGAAGAAAAGAATGAGGCCGAAGGTTCTGAGTCGACAATCTCGGATTTTGAAGAGCTTGAGTTTGACCGTTACGATGAGTTGAATCTCTTTACTCGCAAGTTGCAGGAAATCAGCAACGACATCAATGAAGCGGTTATTTCCATTCGTAGTTTCTTCGGTCAGGTCAGTGTTGATGTTGAAGCAATCGACCGGATGACTTCAGAAATGAAAGAGCGTATTTCTGAAATAAGGACCTTGCCGGTAGACCATCTCTATCAGCGTTTCCGCCGCTCTATGCGTGATTTGTCGCGGAACAACAATAAACAAGTCAATCTTGTTCTTGAGGGCGGAGATACGCGCCTTGGGCGGACCATTATCGATGGTTTGTTTGATCCTCTATTGCATGTTCTACGTAATGCCGTGGCCCACGGTCTTGAAACGCCGGAAGAGCGTCACCGTTCTGGAAAGCCTGAAGTTGGACAGATCAAAATCGCAACCAGACGCAGTGGCTCAACTGCAACCATAACCATTTCTGATGACGGTCGTGGTATCCAAGTAGAGAAGGTTCGTTCTAAAGCGATTCGCCTTGGCTGGATCTCAGAAGATGACAAGCTTGACCGTAAAGATTTGATTGACCTGATCTTCCGTCCAGGGTTTTCAACCAAAGAGGAAGCCGACGATACCTCTGGTCGTGGTGTTGGTATGGACGTCGTTCTAGACCGTCTGTCGTCGTTGAATGGTACGGTTGATGTTCGTACGACGGAGGGCGAAGGGACAGAGTTCATTCTTCAGATTCCGTTATCATTGATTATTATCAACGTGATCCAATTCCGTTTAGGGAATCAGTTTTTCATTCTCCCTTCAGCCTTGATTGAAGAAATTCAGGAAATCTCGACGCTCGAAATCGAGGATGGTCGGGTGTTGCGTCAGGAAGAGATGTATCAGGTTGTTGATCTCAATGAAAGATTTGGCATTCCAGCCAATGATACCTCTCGTCAAAGTGTCTTGTTTGTCCGCACTTTAGGTTCCCGTCTCGGTCTGATGGTTGAAGAGATTGTCAGCCAGGAAGATACCGTTATTAGACCTTTTGGTTCTTTGCTGGCAGATATGCCGTGTTTTTCGGGAACCAGTGTTTCCGGTGGTGGTGATGTGCGCTTGGCGATTAACCCGACACGGTTGTCGCAGGTTCTGGAAAGTGCCCAGACGATTGAAGTTCCGCAGGCGTCACAATCAGCCGCCGTAAGATCATCGACGGCGCGGGTTCTGGTTGTTGATGATTCTCTGAGTATTCGTAAATATGCCTCAATGATTCTTGAAGCGAACGGCATTGAAGTTCTATTGGCAACCAATGGCCATGAGGCATTGCAGGTGCTTGAAGAAGAGCAGGTGGACATGATTTTGACTGACCTTGAAATGCCGGTAATGCATGGCTACGAATTGCTCAGTGAAATTAAACGCCGTGATAAGTTGCGTATGATACCAACGGTGGTGATCACCTCGCGTTCTGGTGGGCATCATCAGGAAAAAGCTTTTAAATTAGGTGCTTCGGATTATCTGGTTAAACCTTTTGACGAGGAATCGCTGATTCGCATGATTCGCGAATACACCCTTTGCTCGATTTAAGGTTCCATTGATTTGATTTCTAAAGGGAGGCCGTTTCATTATGGCGAAAACTGCAGCAAAACCACTAACGATTAAACAGATTACCGGTCGGAGCGTTATTTCGTTGTCCTTTCTGGTCCTGCTGGTTCTGGCGATGAGCGTTGGGGTGTATTATTACCTGACCACGCAAGCCAGGAAGCATACAGAAGAGAATCTCGCTCAATTGGCCATGACTGATGAGCTGACTCGTGGTTTTTCCCAACTGCAGGTGCTGGAAGGGAATATGACTCTGGCAGCAGTCAATAAGGACAGCGAGGCTTTTGATACACGTTCCGAGGCGGTTCTCGATTATCTGATGGAAGTCCAAGCTCTCATCGACAATCTTGTGGATTATTCAGAGAGTCAACGCCTGGAATTTCAACGGATGACTGAAACAATCGTCGAGATTTTCTCTGAAGTCTCGGTCTCTCTTGAGGAGGGGATGATTCAGTTGCAAGATGGCGCAACAGTGAAAAGCCTCGCTCCTATGTATGCCCGTTACAATCAGAATATGCGTGAGCTGGGAAACAATGTGGCCCAGCTGCGTAAAATGATTATCAAGCAGATTATGCTTAAACATCAGCTTAAGCAGCAGAATCGCATCTATTATGCTGGTGCTGCCGGCTCTTTGCTGTTGCTGTTGCTGTTTATTGTCCTTTCGTCACATTGGAATAACCGGATGGTCATTTCACTGAGAGAACTGCGGAACAGTATTGAACGGATCAACCTTGGTGACTTTTCTGAAATTGACATTGATCCGAAAGATGAGATTGCCGCGACAGCGCTGATGTTTAATCAAACACTGGACCAGTACAAAGATGCAATTATCGCCGATTCAGAACGTGAGGCCACACAGCTCAACTTGATCAACTTCCTTGAGGTTGTTAGTGAGGCCGCCGATGGTGACTTGTCTTTAAAAGCGCCTGTTACTGCCGATGCCTTCGGCTCCATCGCTGACGCGTACAACTTGATGATTGAGAGTTTGTCGGACCTGCTCCAGGATACAAGGCAAAATGCTCAGGACGTTGGTAAGCAGACCAAAAACCTGATCCAGATTTTCTCCGAAATGGAGATGGGGGCAGATACTCAGTCTGATCAGGTAGAGAAGGCGATTGATGCGGTTCGCAGCTCCGCACTGGCGGCCAAAGATATTTCAGAAAAAGCGTCTCAAGCCCAGGGCACATCAAACCAGGTGGACGTCGTTACGGAGCGCGGTAGCAGTCTTGTTACCGACAATATTGAAGGGATGCAGTTGATTCGTGTCACGGTGCAGGTAATCAACAAGAAAATGAAATCACTTTCAGAGCGTCTCTTGGAGATCGGTACGATTTCTCAGTTGATCTCCGAGATTGCAACCCGGACGACGATCCTCGCGATGAACGCTTCCATTGAGGCGTCTCGTGCCGGTGAACAGGGACGGGGCTTCTTGGTTATTTCTGATGAAATCAAGCGTCTTGCTGATAAATCTGCCGAAGCAACCAAGC
This is a stretch of genomic DNA from uncultured Desulfuromonas sp.. It encodes these proteins:
- a CDS encoding methyl-accepting chemotaxis protein is translated as MAKTAAKPLTIKQITGRSVISLSFLVLLVLAMSVGVYYYLTTQARKHTEENLAQLAMTDELTRGFSQLQVLEGNMTLAAVNKDSEAFDTRSEAVLDYLMEVQALIDNLVDYSESQRLEFQRMTETIVEIFSEVSVSLEEGMIQLQDGATVKSLAPMYARYNQNMRELGNNVAQLRKMIIKQIMLKHQLKQQNRIYYAGAAGSLLLLLLFIVLSSHWNNRMVISLRELRNSIERINLGDFSEIDIDPKDEIAATALMFNQTLDQYKDAIIADSEREATQLNLINFLEVVSEAADGDLSLKAPVTADAFGSIADAYNLMIESLSDLLQDTRQNAQDVGKQTKNLIQIFSEMEMGADTQSDQVEKAIDAVRSSALAAKDISEKASQAQGTSNQVDVVTERGSSLVTDNIEGMQLIRVTVQVINKKMKSLSERLLEIGTISQLISEIATRTTILAMNASIEASRAGEQGRGFLVISDEIKRLADKSAEATKQINGVIKSIQTEAGEVTASLEEETKTVEIQTRLAQDTGEAFHAIQEAIQLSKGVVTEISTLSSKQLEMTNNVEQAMEKVAEISELTLKQVKDSAAITTGLTEQSTVLLSSVDTFRLAEDE